The window GCCCCATATTCTGCTGAACAAATGATGCCGTGGAAAGGCCATAATAACCACACTGAAGCTGCGGTCACCCATTCAACAGGCTGCTTATGCAACCAGCAAACAGGCTAACGTGCCCATTGCAGCGTTACAGGAGATGCCCTGCTAGGTTCGAGCTCCTAAACAAAATTTATTGTCCCCATAATATACACTTACTAGCAAAAAATTTTGCAACGGATCCATATTGCCACAACAGCCATGGGAACAGTATTAGGGAAAAGGGCTTTTCCTAATTCGGGGTAATTCTAAGAAATTCTGAATGAGCCAGACTGGAAAATAAAAGCCCCAcctaagaaaaaaatccaattaaGTATGTGTCAGGACTGCCAAGcgacacatttaaatattgagTGCATGAACAATAATTACATTATGCAAACCTTAAGatcaaagtacattttcattccatttttattGCTAACCCAGTACATGGTTTTAGTGGAATCACAAATCagttaaaaatgctttaaaatatcCAGTATGAATTACATTCATTTCCAAGATGTTTTTGCACTACCCATGAAGAcacatttaatgaaaaggaCAGAGCACTTGATTGCTCTGCTTTTCccaaaagtttgtttttgcagCTGAATATTTCTGCAGGAATTCAGCAGCCCTAATTTGCCCGAGGGAATAAACCCCCGGGCCTTTATTGGGACGTCAGCGAGTAACCGTTGAGTTGCAAATCGCCAGGCAAACATCCAGAAACTTCAACAGCCAGACCACGGGGGGATCTTTGGAGCGACAGGTGGCACCTGAGGTTCGAAAAGTCAAAGGGCAGCTTTTTACAGGGACTGAATGAGCCTTGAGCTGTTTGCAGTCGGCAAATATTTTGCTATTAGAACAGCTGCACGGCAGGCGGCACGACCCCTGAGGTCAACGGCGCTGGACAAACAGCCAAATGCCGGTGTGATGTTTGTAGCGACCGATCACCCCGTTGTGGTCTTCGGCCCAGGAGGATGACTGACAGGCCAGCTGTGTTTGCTACCCCTCCCTGAGATCCCATCCTACCCTAAAGAGcaacatttactgcatttactgATCATCTAGCGCCAACGAATGGAACTCCTTGCAAGCTGAATTATCACCAGCTCTTATTTAACCCTTTGAAAGAGCTCGGTTACATACATATAACAGTATAAGTGTGAAGACTACTGTTAGTAAAAGCTCCAAAAGAATCACCACTGCATGATATTCATAAGAAATTATTCACATCACGGAAAAAATGCTGTCGAAATATAATTTTTGCAGGAAGCAGGATCGGTCAAAGCCGAAAAACTGCGAGAGCAAAAAAGTGGAATCCttacaaatattaatattcacagcacaaaaataaaacagctatATACAGCTATACAcattgctatatatatatatatatatatatatatatacgtatatatatatacatatacgtaTATACTGCTGTTTGTAACTGTATAGTAAAATTCAGCAACATGTGCAttaatgatgaataataataataatgaatgttgCTCGGCCGTCCGTCCGCATCCGGGCCGTCGTTCGTCACATTTATTGTGCTGTAAATGCAACAGGCGGCGTGTGGTGTCACATTATGAGAATCTATGGTACGATCACAGAgtttcacagaaacacaaacaataaTGTTTGAAAATTCACTCAGAAAATAAATCCCGAAAAGAGGTGTTAAGACACAATTAGAAAAACGTCGGGATGTTGGACTGAAAACAGAATGAGACGGAGCTACAACAAGCAGATgagaacatttcacattatgggttggaattaaaataaaattatgaaaattatttacccCGCTTGCCGACACCTTTTAGAAAACCTCACGGCTCCTCACGTATTATGGAGTTAAATGGTTACTTACACAATTCCTCACCTGGTAAAACATGGTGATGAATCGAGCCACAGtgtttttgcaaaatattttaagaatattTTGTACATTCTAAATGCTATCGCCACTTACCATTAGTCTCCAACGAGAGAATTTCCTGCAGCATTTGTTCACATGGTGAAGTCCATTTACCGTGGCCCATACAGTAAAATACCATACAACGGCAGTTCCAGAATAAACATGATCCTCGAAAGTCTCAGCACAGCAAGAGCCGGAATgagtgcacatttacatttatttatttagtagacacttttctccaaagtgacttccaatgaactctatgtagtgttaccagtccacacaccttattcaccgcggtgacttacactactagatacactacttacactgggtcactcatccatacatcagtggaacacaatttCACCTCCCCACTTTCGCACCTTACTCTGCTCCTCCAGTGCTGGGAAAGCGGACGGTAAAAAAGTTGTAGTACATTATGCTGGGAGTCGGACGGGACATACTGCACGACTGCTGGATATAAGGTAAAATAACAGTGTTAATGTTGCCAAACGTAACTAACCGCTGTGGTTTCTTCCACTGTCAGGTGTTCCCAATCCGTGACAAGAAATTGAATGCGGAAGGAAATGAAGTATCCGCAAAGTccgttttgttttgtttttttaaacattcttaaCTGCAGACACACCAGAAATGCACCTTTTAGTGTATTTAAAAGGACAGCAGAGAGCGTGGTAACTGTACCCCCGGGATGAAGGGACAGTAGGAACCCTCCGGCGTCAGTAAGGAATGAAGGCAGTTCCAGACCGCCTGCATAGCTTGTAGTTCCAGAGGAGTAAGGACCTGCTGTACGTCCGGCAATTTCCGTGCCGCGGGCACCTGCTCAGCGGTCCTTTGGTCTCTAGGAGGACATGCAGTCCCAGAGCTCGTGGCAGATGCACTGGCACAGGCCGTAGATCATGACCATCGCCAGGCTGGCGGGCACCAGGGTGACGAGCAGCACGCCCAGGGTGGTCTTCTGCATGATGAGCAGGTAGACCCCCAGCGGCAGGGAGCTGAAGTAGAGAAGGCCCAGGAGCCACACGAGGGCCCGGGCGAGGGCCTGGCAGAGCCGCACGGCGCAGTTCCACACGGTCCAGCGGCGGGACATGGAGGCCATCGAGTCCAAGCTGGCTCGCCTGCGGGGGGCTGAGCGCGGGTCCCGCTGGGGTCCCGCCGACTCCATGATGGTGATGACCAAGCAtccgggggagggggaggggaagggctCCATGAGGCTGTGGAGGTGCTGGGGGCTGAGCAGCAGCTCGGTGGAGCCGTGCTGAAGGTCCCGGCGCCCGCGCGGCTGCAGCGCCAGGGCCGCGACGATGTCGCCGTCGTCGGGCAGGCCTCCCGCGGCCTCCGCCGGCAGGCCGGTGGCGCGGCGGCAGAACGGACAGGCGACGGCACGGGGCGGGTTCTCGCCCTGGTCCAGGATCTTAGAGAGACACCTGGCGCACAGGCGATGCCCGCACTGCAGCACCTTGGGTCGGCGGCTGCCCAGGCTGTAGGGGCTGTAGCAGATCTTGCACTCCAGCTCCTCGGCACCGAGGCCGTCGACGGCGTCCCCCGGGCTCTGCCCCATCATCTCGCTCGTCGGATCGGCGTGTCCGCGCCGCGGTAACCATCACCCGCCCCTCCGCCGGTGGGACGGCGGGCGGCAGGAGGGGGCGTCGCCGGTCAGAGCGAGagcagcaggggtggggggggggggggggaggcgttTGGTCGGATCCTGCGGGAACGCTCCCGGGCTCTGGGCGTTCTCGCATCGGCCCCGGGGCAGAACCGGTGCGTGCGGGGACTCCCTTTCATGCCCTCCGCCAAAGGGAGGGGAAAGAGGCCGCAGACAAGATAACTGTTAACACAGCAGTAGAGAACAAATGCCGGGTAACAATGCGGGCCCTGTCACACAGCGACCGGAATTTTCTAGCTCATTGTCGCCGCGGGTATTCGCTCCAATTAGAGCATCCCAATTAGTTTCTGGTACGCTGGCGGCGGTGACAGAGCACTCGGAGGCTTTTTGTCGCGGCCGGCCAGCGTTCCCCACTTTTTCACTCTGCTCGTGTTCTTCTCAGAAGGAGGGGGACGGATTCTTTCGCGATCCGCTTCGGATGTGCGTCTGCAAATGCGGGGAAAAGGTTTCAAAGACTCTTCTTGCGCGTGGGTGCCTGCGCACGATCGCGAGGGGAACAGGGTGCTCTCGGAGGTCTCCACTTGACGGCGGAATGTGGTCTTGACACGTGGTCCATTGCACCGTGTTCTCTGACACGAGAATTCATTACCGTCTGCCGTGCGCCTTGGTCGCTTCCAGATGTACAGCATGCAAATAAAGAAGTCAtcactattttttttcaaatatcatTGAAAGGCCAGCAGACAAAATGAAGACATAACTGAAAGTTTGTGAGGGCAAAGTTGTGAGCTTGAATTAATAGGGCCAGGGTTAGGGAAAGGCATGAAAACTGTCAGATATAACTTTTCGTACGAAGTTTCGGGGGGGATTCTGTTCGCTGCTGAAAGTGCAAAAGCGCATTAGGGGATGTAGCATCGGAGACGCACGGGTTTATTCCAAACACTCTATCATATAAAACTTGCGTGGATATTGAGGGAGGTGATGGTGTgatttgtttgtctttgtgtgggAGGAATATAAAATaatcaaagacaaaaaatggCGGCGAATACAAATACACTCATATTATGTCTGATTATTACTATGAATCTCTGTCTGACATCTTGTAATTTCAGAAAAtcagttttacagtgatttatacagcagggaattcttactgtattaattcagtgtaagtaccttgctcaagggtaaaagaggagggggattcaaaccagaaaccttcaggttacaaggtGAGAGcttagccactacgccacctgctgcccagatgGAAATATGTATCAACAGTACAGCTGCTTTGAAAATtctaaaatatactgtattctgcTTACGttccattaatattttaatgcgCTACACtgcttctaataataataacagtaatatctGCAAAAGAGATTATAGATTTCTAGGATTTTTTATGATGTTTTGGATTTTCAAGGCACCCAGAGATGAACCAGAGCCAGATGACAATATGCTCTTAAATATGTCCTCAAATGTCATTATTTCCAGGGAacacaaataaactttttttatgcttttcaaTAGGATTATAATAGGTTCAGTATAACCTGGGCAGGTAGATAACGACATTCTGTgaacattcacttttttgtattaaaaggGCAAATGAGATGGCCCGATTCACTGGTGGGTCGATGCACAGATATCTCGTTAGACGTAAAAGTATAGGACCGAGTGGGGGCGCGTGGgcacggcgggcttggccgggtcatactctctggagggtctggggttcgagtcctgcttggggtgccttgtgatggactggtgccctgtcttgggcgtgtgtcccctccttgagccctgtgttgcccggttagccatgaccctgcttgggagaagcggtttcagacagtgtgtgagtacAGGGCTGACTTCTGAGAAGATGAGACCAGTGTTTGAATGGATGCAACTCATTTATATTCtggtaaatatttgaaaatgctgACAGCAGGCCAATTTCCCAGTATATGATTTCACAATATTACTTTCAAgtaaggggggtggggtgaatttggccagtgcctgccgtgtggcaggtttgggggtcgagccctgcttggggtgccttgttgtggactggtatcccgtcggggtgtgctccctcccccttcagccttgtgccctggagtgccgggttaggctccggttcgctgtgacccggCTTGGGGCAAACGGTTGCAAACATGGGTggtgtggtagcacagcaagtaacgttgctgtctcacagcccctgggtggtgcgagagaacatgggtttgatccctgctcagtctgtgtggagtttgcatgttgtacctgtgtgggtttcctcgaacagtccaaaggcatgctgttcagttgagtttaagtaccttgctcacaggtattacagcaagaggtgggattcgaacctgtgacctttggttccAGAAGTAGCAAGTATAATCACTACACTGCCGGCTGTCTCACTGATATAATTGTAACCTGTACCAGCTCATataattttactgcactgtatttatgattgttattattattgtacatttatattattttccacATGGCTATGTGAAATTAGTAGAGTTtacacgttctccccgtgtctgcgtgggtttcctccgggtgctctggtttcctcccacactccaaacacatgctgttcaggttcccccatagtgtgtgagtgacacagtgagagtgtgttccgctgatgtatggatgagtgacccgctgtaagtagcgtatctagcagtgtaagtcaccgcggtgaataaggtgtgtgggctggtaacactgcatagtatgcattgtaagttgctttggagaaaagcatttgctaagtgaataaatgttggTTGGTTTGGTGGGTCATGGAACTTTCAagtagccttttttttttttttaaataaaaaatctaaatgcTGCATGACAGGACACGGTGTACACTCCACTCCACTCAGCTCATCCTCAGTACCTGCCTGTCACAATGGGCCCAGCGACAAGCAGTCGACGAAGGTGCAGTGAAGATGGGTTCCGCGCGACACCTAGCGGTCAGTTCCGGTACTACTACAAAACAGAGTCCCATTCGGCTGACTGCAAAGCAAGAGCGTGGTGAATTATTCCCTGCTGTGTATTTACCGATAAATATTAACTACCAGTAACTCCCAGCCTGAAGACCAGCATTAATATCCCACGAGCTCCGTAGATTTGGGAACCCTAATTAAGTGTTTTAACTCACAAAATCCAGTGTTTACATCGTAATGATTCGAAGCACTTTCCAACGAGGAAAGAGTTAAGGAAATCCTTTAAAGTAGCCAGCGGTTCAAGGGCGTGAAATGCACCTTTCCTCGGTCGCGTGTGCAACTATCGTTCCCGCTCCGCCCTCCTCCGGCTGCGTGGGGAGGGATGCGATGACGTCACGCCCCCTGACGTCAGCCCTGGACGGCTTCGGGTGACGTCAGCGCTccggcaacaacaacaacagcagcagcagcagaggccGATCggacgggttttttttttttttttttgctagggGCGGCGGAgccttcctccttctcctcctcctcctcctcctcctcggacATGGCGCGCGAAGGGACAGCAgcgggcggcggcggcggcggcggcggcggggcgGGAGGGCCGGCTGCGGGCCGGGGGGGTCGGTCCCTGCTCGCCCTCATCGCGGAGCTCATCAGCTGGCGGAGACCGCTGCGCAGCGCGCTGCTCTTCATGGCCACCAACGTGGTCTTCTGGTGAGAgatcccccctcctcctcccccgctGCACCCCCATCATCCGCATCCCTTCCCCTGCCTGccgcattcacacacacaggtcctccGGTTGGACCCAAATGCACGAATCTGCCGCTGTCCACCGGGATCTGCGcaggtgtcccccccccccatcgttGGTGTCCGCGCTATTTTAGGTAGACAGCTGCTAttgtttcactttcatttgtcATCTGCGTGGTGGTCACgtgacgccccccccccgcactgCAGGCCGCCGAGCTGCTTGCTTGCATTCCTTTTTATTCGTCGGACTCCCTCTACTCACCCAGGGggcgacttacagtgtcagaTGAGCagctttgcagtgatttattcgTTTATACAGCACACGTGGTACACCATTCTTACTCTTACTTGATTAAGGGGGctagagcaggaggaggtgggattcggaCCCGGGACCTTCGTGCTGCCGGGCTGCTGTCTTACCCAGAACGCTGCCTGCTGCTTTGTGCTGAGGTGCCGTTCATGCACCTGCGAACAGCACGGCCCACGTTATGTGCGCAAGAGTCTGGGCGGGTGCCGAGGTCCGGTTGGACCTGCTCGCTTGACCTTTAACGAGCTCCTCCCCTTTCAGACCTGGACCCCAGATGAAACGCTCGGCATTCTTCTCAGAGGTGCGCACCGTTCTGCCTCTTTCACTTCCCCCGAGTGTATTCGAATGTGGTTATTGGTCTAATccgcctcacctcctctctccaCCGAGTGATAATTACAGGAGTGGGACTACCGGTAAAACTACGGTATAAACCCGATATGATGCATATGTGTAACCGCCGCCTTGCCTTGCTCCTGCAGTAGTTCCGTTGACCAAGGTATCGACCCTGAAATGTTACAGCAAAATTTgcccgtccatccatccatccatctgcaataactgcttgtcctgatcagggtcgcaaatagccggagcctatcccagaatcactgggctgGGCAcccagctgggggggggggggggggggtatgccatggatggaatgccagtccattgcagaacagctacacatacacagtaaaaattgcttcTCTTTATAAAACCAAATAATTGAAATAgtcaaacctaacactgtaagtcactttggagccaAGAGTCAGCAAAtggaataattataataataataactgtaatgataataatgcaTCCATAGGATGTTTCCCCGCGATGTCTGCAAGGTTCATCGACGATTAATCCGAAATCAGCACCAGGCCTTTGCGGTGGGTGACATTAGGCAGGAATTCAACAGAACAGAACGTATCTAGGTTAACACCGGACTTTGAAAGACAAatgttgggtttttttatttgcagcaaCGGAAACAGCGGAGGCCTATTTTGCTCTTTCTAAGTAAGCTGTGGCCCGGATTGTCACGCCGAAGCTTATGTTATTAATTGAGTAACAATGGGCAAAGCGATTGTTCTCAACcgtaaaaacaaaagcagaaaccCAGCAAGACTCCTCTCTGCGTTTGTTTCGAATGGGAAATTTTGTCGTCCTATAAGATAGAGAGCCGTCGACGTCCTGTGCCTGTTCGATTACCGAAGGATCGCCGAATAATGCTGGATTACGATGATATGTAATAGTGTGGTAAAAAAGCTCACTTTGTGAACTTGGTGGCAGGGGTTCCGCTGCCCTGGTCTtctgaaaataactgtaaaatgtaaaatattgtcatttcatccatatacagctggtacggtacacagtgaaatgaaataacgttcctccaggacaatggtgctgcataaaaaaaacaacacaaagctacttacacagtacagtaattaacaaaacaatactcacagtaaaaaaaacagaagatattacaatataataataaatactgtagatcatccaatcaaccaaccaacatcaacaaccgcttttcccgagcggggtcgtggcgagccggagcttatcccggaaacacagaacgcaggggtggggtggggtgggaggggacacgccctggacgggatgccagtccattgcagggtaccccaaatattttaattagcagcaaaaaaatagCTGGTCAATACAGTATTGTGGAATAGTGTTCAGTTGAgtatgagtgtgagtgtgtgtgtgggttggtgtcagtccagactctgggtattgaggagtctgatggcttgggggaagaatCTGGTACACGGTCTGGTCGCGAGGGCCCAGATGCTTCGGTACCTTTCGCCAGATGGTAgcagggtgaagagtttgtttGAGGGGTGTGCGGGGTGATCCGCAACGCTGGTGGTTTTGCGGAAGGAGCGTGTGGTGCAAATGTCCACGATGGAGGGGAGAGAGACCCCGACGGTCTTCTCGGCTGTCCTCGCTATCCGCCGTAAGGTCTTGCGGTCCGAAACGGTGCAATtaccaaaccaggcagtgatgcagctgctcaggatgctctcgatagtCCCTCTGCAGAATGTGGTGAGGGTTGGGGGTGGGAGACGGGCCTTTCTCAACCCTTGCATaaagtagagatgctgctgggctttcttggctgtGGAGCTGGGTTTGAGGGACCAGGAAAGCTTCTCcgccaggtgaacaccaaggaatttggtgctcttgacgaTCTCCACGGAGGAGCCGTCAACGTTCGGGCACCGCATGCTCTCCGGAAGTCAAGGAGCTGATTATTCACTTCTGGATCTGCTGTTTTCATTATGATTTCTAGCCGTTGCTTTTCTACCGAGATTCTTACATCACGTGATGGAGTAGCAATGGCTCAGTAATTATTGAGCGGGATGCACCTTTGTTTGCAGCCAGCCATTGGCTGATCTGAAGCAGTTACAGAGGTTTGAAACATCTGATTGGCCAGACGTGATAGATACTGGTAATTCATTGGCTGAGCTTTACCAGTCAAAATGTCTGCGTCGTTGAAGTGGAACACCTGATTGGTCACATGTAGGTGCACTTCATTGATTGGATGATTTGCAGAGATGGTAAAACACTTGATTGGACGGATGCGATACGAGTCATGGGCTGGATAACATGTACCATTCACAGAGATTGTAGAACACCTGATTGGTCAGGTGTAAACGGAGCAGATCAGCCATTGGCTGGTAACAACCAATCAGTTTGAGGCGGTGCGGCTTTTCCTGACACAGTAATG of the Scleropages formosus chromosome 7, fSclFor1.1, whole genome shotgun sequence genome contains:
- the rnf182 gene encoding E3 ubiquitin-protein ligase RNF182, whose amino-acid sequence is MMGQSPGDAVDGLGAEELECKICYSPYSLGSRRPKVLQCGHRLCARCLSKILDQGENPPRAVACPFCRRATGLPAEAAGGLPDDGDIVAALALQPRGRRDLQHGSTELLLSPQHLHSLMEPFPSPSPGCLVITIMESAGPQRDPRSAPRRRASLDSMASMSRRWTVWNCAVRLCQALARALVWLLGLLYFSSLPLGVYLLIMQKTTLGVLLVTLVPASLAMVMIYGLCQCICHELWDCMSS